A window of the Hordeum vulgare subsp. vulgare chromosome 5H, MorexV3_pseudomolecules_assembly, whole genome shotgun sequence genome harbors these coding sequences:
- the LOC123398428 gene encoding fibroin heavy chain-like: MVCIKAIAFVVVVAAAASLAPVGESRFARKDLGLNLGLGGLGIGIGLGAGVGAGGSGSGSGSGSGSGSGSGSGSGSGSGSGGLGLGLGVGVGIGAGGGGGGSGSGSGSGSAPVSRSGSIPGIGSGSGSASASGSGSASGGGGLGLGAGLGIGLGGGTGGSSSSAGSGSASASSFGSGSGSSAGSGASSSAGSGATSGVGPSAGSNAGSSAGSSAGSNAGSSDGSSAGSSAGSSAGSSAGSSARSRAGSEAKRVQGHN; this comes from the coding sequence ATGGTTTGCATTAAGGCCATTGCTTTTGTGGTTGTAGTTGCCGCTGCTGCGTCGCTTGCTCCGGTTGGTGAGAGCCGCTTTGCTCGGAAGGACCTTGGTCTCAACCTGGGCCTTGGCGGGCTCGGAATCGGTATCGGATTGGGTGCTGGTGTTGGCGCAGGTGGTTCCGGCTCTGGGTCAGGTTCAGGTTCGGGATCTGGTTCCGGATCAGGGTCAGGATCAGGATCAGGATCAGGGTCAGGTGGCCTAGGTCTTGGACTTGGTGTTGGAGTCGGTATTGgtgcaggtggtggtggtggtggttctggATCAGGCTCTGGATCGGGTTCGGCGCCTGTCTCTCGTTCTGGGTCGATTCCAGGCATAGGATCTGGTTCTGGATCGGCATCGGCTTCTGGGTCAGGCTCAGCCTCGGGAGGGGGTGGGCTTGGGCTTGGGGCTGGGCTCGGTATTGGATTAGGTGGTGGCACTGGTGGCTCTAGCTCGAGTGCAGGCTCGGGCTCAGCTTCGGCTTCGAGCTTTGGCTCGGGAAGCGGCTCAAGCGCTGGATCGGGAGCTAGCTCTAGTGCAGGATCCGGTGCAACATCGGGTGTTGGGCCAAGTGCGGGTTCAAATGCAGGGTCTAGCGCAGGCTCGAGTGCCGGATCAAATGCGGGGTCTAGTGATGGCTCTAGTGCCGGTTCAAGTGCAGGCTCTAGTGCGGGTTCAAGTGCGGGATCTAGTGCGAGATCAAGAGCGGGTTCCGAAGCCAAAAGAGTGCAAGGCCACAACTAA
- the LOC123398429 gene encoding glycine-rich cell wall structural protein 2-like, protein MRRMTTISVGVVVLATLVLASEGRIARKDLSLDFGGVSIGTGTGAGIGIGIGGGVSGGAGSGSGSGSASGSGSASGSASGSGSGSGSGSGAASSAGSGAVSGGGSYAGSGAGSGSGGASGSGAGSGSGGAYGGASGSGAGSGAGSGGASGSGYGQGQGKGEGQGQGQGSGYGQGSGSGHGQGSGSGSGYGQGRGAGSGYGEGHGEGYGQGTGDGQGSGYGEGHGEGYGQGTGAGQGSGYGEGHGEGYGQGNGAGQGSGYGEGHGQGSGSGSGYGEGSGSGYGNGAGSGYGEGHGYGYGSGHGK, encoded by the coding sequence ATGCGACGAATGACGACCATTTCGGTTGGCGTTGTTGTGCTTGCGACGCTTGTTTTGGCATCCGAGGGTCGCATTGCGCGAAAGGACTTGAGCCTAGACTTTGGTGGTGTAAGCATAGGGACCGGTACAGGTGCCGGTATAGGGATTGGCATAGGTGGTGGTGTTAGTGGTGGtgccggctccggctccggctccggctccgcaTCGGGGTCTGGTTCTGCGTCGGGATCAGCCTCCGGTTCGGGGTCTGGCTCGGGGTCTGGTTCAGGCGCTGCATCATCAGCGGGTTCAGGTGCGGTTTCTGGCGGGGGGTCTTATGCTGGGTCTGGTGCAGGCTCAGGCTCGGGTGGAGCCTCTGGCTCTGGTGCTGGTTCAGGCTCCGGTGGAGCCTATGGTGGAGCATCTGGCTCTGGTGCTGGTTCAGGTGCAGGCTCCGGTGGAGCCTCTGGCTCTGGTTATGGTCAGGGGCAGGGAAAAGGCGAAGGCCAGGGCCAGGGCCAAGGATCTGGGTATGGCCAGGGTTCCGGCTCGGGTCATGGACAGGGTTCAGGCTCTGGTTCAGGTTATGGTCAAGGACGTGGTGCGGGATCAGGATATGGCGAGGGCCATGGCGAAGGTTATGGTCAAGGAACTGGTGATGGGCAAGGATCCGGATATGGTGAGGGCCATGGCGAAGGCTATGGTCAAGGAACTGGTGCTGGGCAAGGATCCGGATATGGTGAGGGTCATGGCGAAGGCTATGGTCAAGGAAATGGGGCCGGGCAAGGATCTGGGTATGGCGAAGGTCATGGCCAAGGCTCAGGTTCAGGATCTGGCTATGGTGAAGGCTCTGGTAGTGGTTATGGAAATGGGGCCGGGTCGGGCTACGGCGAAGGTCATGGATATGGGTATGGATCTGGACATGGTAAATGA